From one Marinobacter sp. LV10MA510-1 genomic stretch:
- a CDS encoding DUF4124 domain-containing protein produces MAKHLTASLLMFSLIGTGAISATTAHAGMYRYTDENGQVVIGSSIPQEATQRGYDILNSNGRVVTIIAPAPTEQELAERSAEQQRQDALELQREQDRKLLKRFSHPDQARSAMNRKIRELEGLISLKKGNITVISGQLNAEQSRAADLERSGRKIPEATLEKIRRLETQILDIEQEIETQTQDIQTQREIYEIDIRRLEQLTDKKKED; encoded by the coding sequence ATGGCAAAACACCTGACCGCTTCACTCCTCATGTTTAGCCTGATTGGCACCGGTGCCATCAGTGCCACTACGGCCCACGCCGGCATGTACCGGTATACGGATGAAAACGGCCAGGTGGTCATTGGCAGCAGCATTCCGCAGGAAGCAACGCAACGGGGCTATGACATTCTTAACAGCAACGGGCGTGTCGTTACCATCATTGCGCCCGCCCCCACGGAACAGGAACTGGCCGAACGCAGTGCCGAACAACAACGCCAGGACGCCCTGGAACTCCAACGCGAACAGGACCGAAAACTGCTAAAGCGCTTCAGTCACCCAGATCAGGCGCGCAGCGCCATGAACCGGAAAATTCGCGAACTGGAGGGACTGATCAGCCTGAAAAAAGGCAATATCACTGTCATCTCCGGGCAGTTGAACGCCGAACAAAGCCGCGCCGCCGATCTGGAACGCTCTGGACGAAAAATTCCCGAGGCAACCCTGGAGAAAATTCGTCGGCTGGAAACGCAGATCCTGGATATTGAACAGGAAATTGAAACCCAGACCCAAGACATTCAGACCCAGCGGGAAATCTACGAAATCGATATTCGCCGGCTTGAACAATTAACCGACAAAAAAAAGGAAGACTAA
- the polA gene encoding DNA polymerase I, with the protein MTEQHTPPVVLVDGSSYLFRAYHALPPLMTSKNHPTGAIKGVIAMIRRIDLDFPGSKIVVVFDAKGKTFRNDLYADYKANRPPMPDDLAVQIEPIHQIVRHMGLPLLIVEGVEADDVIGTLAHEATSKGIDVVVSTGDKDMAQLVSPHVTLINTMTNTHMDAADVEEKFGVTPAQIIDYLALVGDKVDNIPGVNKCGPKTAVKWLQEYQDIDNLMANADNIKGKVGEYLRDARETLPLSRILATIKLDVELAFGLEDLLEREQNNSALLELFREYELRSWINELENSGPQTAGSAAAQSGVDQSTSDQSTSDNSTAHQSSPGEPTQRRDKHYSIITDQAELDEWIERLKAAELFAFDTETTSLKYMAAEVVGVSFAVQPFEAAYVPFCHDYMGAPEQLDRDTVLAQLKPLLESPDHKKVGQNLKYDKNVLANHDICLEGIAEDTMVQSYVLNSVSSRHNMDALALHYLGEETTTFESLAGKGAKQLTFNQLELDKAGPYAAEDADITLRLHQALRPQLAATGKLQSVYEDIDLPLVPVLSRMEQRGTLISASTLRQHSQELAERMAELETAAYEAAGETFNLGSPKQLQVIFYEKLGLPVLKKTPKGAPSTAEPVLQELAHSHELPRLLLEHRSLSKLKSTYTDTLPDLIHHRTGRVHTSYHQAVTATGRLSSSEPNLQNIPIRSEQGRRIRQAFIAEKGYKLLAADYSQIELRIMAHLSEDKGLLTAFAKGEDIHKATAAEVFGVSLEEVNTDQRRSAKAINFGLIYGMSAFGLARQLDVERKVAQQYINRYFERYPSVLTYMDNIRKQAHEDGYVETLFGRRLYLPEINARNKQLQQAAERTAINAPMQGTAADIIKLAMIDVEAWLLAEYPDSARMTMQVHDELIVEVKEEAVEAVREGLIKRMSGAAELAVPLLVEAGVGDNWDQAH; encoded by the coding sequence ATGACTGAACAACACACTCCACCCGTGGTTCTTGTAGACGGTTCCTCTTATCTATTCCGCGCTTACCACGCACTTCCACCACTCATGACCAGCAAAAACCACCCAACCGGCGCCATCAAGGGCGTTATTGCCATGATACGCCGGATAGACCTGGACTTCCCCGGCTCCAAAATTGTGGTGGTGTTCGATGCCAAAGGCAAAACCTTCCGCAACGACCTGTACGCGGATTACAAAGCAAACCGCCCGCCGATGCCTGACGACCTGGCCGTGCAGATTGAGCCTATTCACCAGATTGTCAGGCACATGGGCCTGCCGCTGCTGATTGTGGAGGGAGTAGAGGCCGATGACGTGATTGGCACCCTGGCCCACGAGGCCACCAGCAAGGGCATTGACGTGGTGGTGTCCACGGGCGATAAAGACATGGCCCAACTGGTAAGCCCGCACGTAACGCTGATCAACACCATGACCAATACCCACATGGACGCAGCCGACGTTGAAGAAAAGTTTGGCGTAACACCGGCGCAGATCATCGACTACTTGGCGCTGGTGGGCGACAAGGTGGATAACATACCCGGCGTAAACAAGTGCGGCCCGAAAACTGCGGTGAAATGGCTGCAGGAATACCAAGACATCGACAACCTGATGGCCAACGCCGACAACATCAAAGGCAAGGTTGGGGAATACCTGCGGGATGCCAGGGAAACCCTGCCCTTGAGCCGGATACTGGCCACCATCAAACTGGACGTAGAGCTGGCGTTCGGACTGGAAGATCTTCTGGAACGCGAGCAGAACAACAGCGCCCTGCTGGAGCTGTTCCGCGAATACGAGTTGCGCAGCTGGATCAACGAACTCGAAAACTCAGGCCCCCAAACCGCCGGGTCTGCTGCTGCGCAGTCCGGTGTTGATCAAAGCACGTCTGATCAGAGCACGTCAGATAATAGCACTGCACATCAAAGCAGCCCTGGTGAACCCACTCAGCGCCGTGACAAGCACTACAGCATTATTACCGACCAGGCAGAACTGGATGAATGGATAGAGCGCTTAAAAGCCGCAGAACTGTTTGCCTTTGACACCGAAACCACCAGTCTGAAATACATGGCTGCAGAGGTTGTGGGCGTATCGTTTGCGGTACAACCGTTTGAAGCAGCCTACGTGCCCTTTTGCCACGACTACATGGGCGCGCCCGAACAGCTGGACCGCGACACGGTGCTGGCCCAGCTCAAACCGCTACTGGAAAGCCCCGACCATAAAAAAGTCGGGCAAAATCTGAAGTACGACAAAAACGTGCTGGCCAACCACGACATCTGCCTGGAAGGCATTGCCGAAGACACCATGGTGCAATCCTATGTGCTGAACTCGGTATCTTCACGCCACAATATGGACGCCCTGGCCCTGCATTATCTGGGCGAGGAAACCACAACCTTTGAATCCCTGGCAGGCAAAGGTGCCAAACAGCTGACGTTCAACCAGCTGGAGCTTGATAAAGCCGGCCCCTACGCCGCCGAAGACGCCGACATCACCCTTCGCTTACATCAGGCACTGCGCCCGCAACTAGCCGCCACCGGTAAGCTGCAGTCGGTGTATGAAGACATTGATTTGCCCTTGGTACCGGTGCTGTCGCGCATGGAACAAAGGGGCACGCTGATCAGCGCCAGCACACTGCGCCAGCACAGCCAGGAACTGGCTGAACGCATGGCCGAACTGGAAACAGCCGCGTATGAAGCCGCCGGGGAGACCTTCAACCTGGGCTCGCCAAAACAGCTGCAGGTTATTTTTTATGAAAAGCTGGGTTTGCCAGTTCTCAAAAAAACGCCCAAGGGTGCGCCCTCAACGGCCGAACCGGTGCTGCAGGAACTGGCCCACAGCCACGAACTGCCAAGGCTGCTGCTGGAACACCGTAGCCTGAGCAAACTCAAGTCCACCTATACAGACACTCTGCCAGATCTGATCCACCATCGTACCGGTCGCGTGCACACGTCTTACCATCAAGCAGTCACGGCCACCGGGCGCCTGTCGTCTTCAGAGCCCAACCTGCAGAACATACCCATTCGCAGCGAGCAGGGCCGACGCATTCGCCAGGCGTTTATCGCCGAGAAAGGCTACAAGCTGTTGGCAGCGGACTATTCCCAGATTGAATTGCGCATTATGGCGCACCTGTCGGAAGACAAAGGCCTGCTAACCGCGTTTGCCAAGGGCGAAGACATTCACAAAGCCACCGCAGCGGAAGTGTTCGGGGTATCTCTGGAAGAGGTGAACACTGACCAACGGCGAAGCGCCAAAGCCATCAACTTCGGGCTGATTTACGGCATGTCGGCGTTTGGCCTGGCGCGGCAGCTGGATGTCGAACGCAAAGTGGCCCAGCAGTACATCAACCGTTATTTCGAACGCTACCCCAGCGTACTGACGTACATGGACAATATTCGCAAACAGGCTCACGAAGACGGCTACGTGGAGACTCTGTTTGGCCGGCGCTTGTACTTGCCCGAAATCAACGCCCGCAACAAGCAACTGCAGCAGGCCGCCGAGCGCACCGCGATTAACGCGCCCATGCAGGGTACCGCTGCCGACATTATCAAGCTCGCGATGATTGATGTGGAAGCCTGGCTGCTGGCCGAATACCCGGACAGCGCCCGCATGACCATGCAGGTACACGACGAACTGATCGTCGAAGTAAAAGAAGAGGCGGTAGAAGCGGTGCGCGAAGGACTGATCAAGCGCATGTCGGGCGCTGCGGAACTCGCTGTGCCCTTGCTGGTAGAGGCTGGCGTGGGTGATAACTGGGACCAGGCCCACTAA
- the pyrE gene encoding orotate phosphoribosyltransferase: MHDYQKNFIEFAIQRNVLRFGKFTLKSGRISPYFFNAGLFNTGNDLLQLSQAYAAAIERSALNYDIIFGPAYKGIPLATVTAMALAEAGNNKPFAFNRKEKKDHGEGGSIVGAPLNGRVLIIDDVITAGTAIREAIEIIHQAGAEPAGVLIALDRQEKGKGKLSAIQEVEQQFGIPVVSIIGLDQVLDYVSSNPAFDQHANAVTRYRESYGV, from the coding sequence ATGCATGATTATCAAAAAAATTTTATCGAGTTCGCCATACAGCGAAATGTGCTGCGTTTTGGCAAATTTACACTCAAATCCGGTCGCATCAGCCCCTACTTTTTTAACGCGGGCCTGTTCAATACCGGTAATGATCTTCTACAGTTAAGCCAAGCCTACGCTGCAGCCATTGAACGCAGCGCTCTGAATTATGACATTATTTTCGGGCCCGCCTATAAGGGCATCCCGTTGGCTACCGTAACGGCTATGGCGTTAGCAGAAGCTGGTAACAATAAACCTTTTGCCTTTAACCGTAAGGAAAAGAAAGATCACGGTGAAGGCGGAAGCATTGTCGGTGCGCCCTTAAATGGTAGGGTGCTGATTATAGATGATGTCATTACCGCTGGCACCGCTATTCGCGAAGCAATTGAGATCATCCATCAAGCGGGGGCTGAACCCGCCGGTGTACTGATCGCTCTGGACCGCCAGGAAAAAGGCAAAGGCAAATTGTCTGCCATCCAGGAAGTAGAACAGCAGTTCGGTATACCCGTGGTCAGCATTATCGGGCTTGATCAGGTACTGGACTACGTCAGCAGCAACCCAGCTTTCGACCAACACGCTAATGCGGTGACCCGCTACCGGGAATCTTACGGAGTTTGA
- a CDS encoding DUF2782 domain-containing protein, producing MKKIILPLVLLAWPLATVVAQETGNLDDTVVETPKQPVIISDYQPSNAGTQIVIRSGEKEVYYEYRVNGQVMEIKVVPQIGPEYYLVPADGGWARESESGMLVPSWVLFRW from the coding sequence ATGAAAAAAATCATTTTACCACTTGTGTTGTTGGCGTGGCCGTTAGCAACCGTTGTTGCCCAGGAAACCGGCAATCTGGACGACACCGTTGTGGAAACGCCAAAACAGCCTGTGATTATCTCGGACTATCAGCCGTCTAACGCAGGCACCCAGATTGTTATCCGCAGCGGCGAAAAAGAGGTGTATTACGAGTACCGGGTGAATGGTCAGGTGATGGAAATAAAGGTTGTGCCCCAGATAGGACCGGAATACTACCTGGTGCCTGCCGACGGTGGCTGGGCCCGTGAAAGTGAATCCGGCATGCTGGTGCCAAGCTGGGTGCTGTTTCGCTGGTAG